Proteins from a genomic interval of Crassostrea angulata isolate pt1a10 chromosome 7, ASM2561291v2, whole genome shotgun sequence:
- the LOC128156671 gene encoding uncharacterized protein LOC128156671: MKMIMASFVIIIWIWSMTSTIEVTTIFYQHSIFLRHKNPAHDNGTSPFFSSVVATAQACINKCHNQLSCESLVYDTISFKCSLFEGKNVKDEISSNQVLYEVVKKAVLRDISDYAKYLCNGNSPGYFYNESVPVCYKIDSQPRSMTDAKLFCGESGGHLLRIDTEIKQKFAENLNLETTSSVSKYRIDGKYNGTNWTFSNDQAITQFYWYPGEPSREQSSSRSVGLRVAYSGKWDDIRPSGSHGCICEKDIKFN; encoded by the exons ATGAAGATGATAATGGCGTCCTTTGTTATCATTATTTGGATTTGGTCAATGACATCTACAATCG AAGTTACTACAATTTTCTACCAACACTCAATATTTCTTCGACACAAAAATCCTGCACATGACAACGGAACTTCCCCCTTCTTCTCCAGTGTAGTGGCCACTGCCCAAGCCTGTATCAACAAATGCCACAATCAGCTATCATGCGAATCTTTGGTATACGACACTATCTCCTTTAAGTGCTCCCTGTTTGAAGGAAAAAACGTTAAAGATGAGATCAGTAGTAACCAAGTATTATATGAAGTTGTGAAGAAAGCTGTACTGCGTGATATCAGtg ATTATGCAAAGTACCTGTGTAACGGAAACAGTCCTGGATATTTCTACAACGAGTCAGTACCGGTTTGTTACAAAATCGATTCTCAACCCAGGTCAATGACTGATGCCAAGTTGTTTTGTGGAGAATCGGGAGGGCACCTTTTACGAATAGACACGGAAATCAAACAGAAGTTTGCAGAAAACTTAAATTTGGAAACAACAA GCTCAGTATCAAAATATCGCATTGATGGCAAGTATAATGGTACAAACTGGACGTTTTCAAATGACCAAGCAATAACTCAGTTTTATTGGTATCCGGGAGAACCGTCAAGGGAGCAGAGCAGCTCCAGATCTGTTGGACTCAGAGTAGCGTATAGCGGTAAATGGGACGATATTAGGCCTTCCGGAAGTCACGGATGCATTTGTGAAAAGGATATCAAATTCAATTAG
- the LOC128191906 gene encoding uncharacterized protein LOC128191906, which translates to MAPLLSKMWLLLTLISVNGVSSLVYQHTVFQRDLNPVHDNGASPFLSSTVSTVQACVKKCHNHPSCESLVYDKVSSQCSLFDGKDVGEEITSNQIYNRVGNKTVHQNIIAYANHLCNEDSPGYFYNESVPVCYKIDTQPRPMEDAVMFCGESGGHLLRIDTEIKQKFVESLNLETTSSILKYRIDGKKMNTICTFSNDQPITRWYWHPGEPDEKLTSIGLKVGYGGQWDDISPTVPHGCICEKDINFN; encoded by the exons ATGGCGCCTTTGCTTTCCAAGATGTGGCTTTTGTTAACGTTAATTTCCGTAAACG GAGTATCCAGTCTTGTTTACCAACATACGGTTTTTCAAAGAGATCTGAATCCTGTGCATGACAATGGGGCTTCCCCCTTCCTTTCCAGTACAGTGTCCACTGTCCAAGCCTGTGTCAAGAAATGCCACAACCATCCATCATGCGAATCTTTGGTATACGACAAAGTTTCCTCTCAGTGCTCATTGTTTGACGGAAAAGACGTAGGGGAGGAAATCACTAGTAACCAAATATATAATCGGGTCGGGAACAAAACTGTGCATCAAAACATTATTG CTTATGCTAACCACCTGTGTAATGAAGACAGTCCTGGATATTTCTACAACGAGTCAGTTCCGGTTTGTTACAAAATCGATACTCAACCCAGGCCAATGGAAGATGCTGTGATGTTTTGTGGAGAATCAGGAGGGCATCTTTTACGAATAGACACGGAAATCAAACAGAAGTTTGTAGAGAGCCTAAATTTAGAAACAACAA GCTCAATTTTAAAGTATCGCATTGATGGAAAAAAGATGAATACAATCTGTACATTTTCAAATGACCAACCAATAACTCGATGGTATTGGCATCCAGGCGAGCCCGATGAAAAATTGACCTCTATTGGACTGAAGGTTGGGTATGGCGGTCAATGGGACGATATAAGTCCCACTGTTCCTCATGGCTGTATTTGTGAAAAGGATATTAACTTTAATTAA